The DNA sequence CAAGAAACTAGCGTAGCAACCCGCGTCGACGGGGCTGGCTCGGGCAACCCGCTAGCCCTGATTCATCTTTCCCGGGTCGGCATTGACCCCGGCGGATTGGTCGCGTGAAACAGTTCTACCCCGCAGGCCGTTTCTCCGCCAGTGTTCCTTACGCAACAACCCTGATGAAGATGCAGCCGATGAATCACGACAACACGCAGCAGAGCCCGTATCCAAGATTCTTTTTGATGCTCGCCGTATCGTTCGGTATCATGCACCTGACGATGTATCTGAATACCGAGAAAGCCGATCACCTGTACCTGAGTACCAACCGCCTGTACATGACTACGCTCATGATTACGACAATGGCGGTCGTTATGCTGCTGTTCATGCGCTCGATGTACCGAAACCGGCGCATGAACACCCTCATCCTTGCGGGGAGTGTCGCCCTGTTTGCGGCTGCCCTGTT is a window from the Spirosoma rigui genome containing:
- a CDS encoding DUF305 domain-containing protein, whose product is MNHDNTQQSPYPRFFLMLAVSFGIMHLTMYLNTEKADHLYLSTNRLYMTTLMITTMAVVMLLFMRSMYRNRRMNTLILAGSVALFAAALFGVRNQVFIDDKRFMQSMIPHHSIAILVSKNADLKDPEVKKLAQGIIDAQEREIAQMKQMLARLDKK